The following proteins come from a genomic window of Terribacillus aidingensis:
- a CDS encoding ABC transporter ATP-binding protein: MSSTRRYLQFVKPYKWKIIFTILIGIIKFAIPLLIPLILGYVVDHVVNADLPTSDKVSRLFWLLGGSLIVFVIVRPPIEYYRQYLAQWTGNRVLYDIRNQLFDHIQRLSLRYYSQTKTGEIISRVINDVEQTKNFIMTGLMNVWLDLATIVIAVGIMFTMDVSLTLVAIVLFPVYGVAIKYFYERLRSLTRQRSQALAEVQGHLHERVQGIPVTRSFALEDYEQKQFDTQNRNFLESAIQHTTWNAKTFAVTNTITDLAPLLVIGYAAYEVIQGNLTLGTMVAFAGFMDRVYSPLRRLVNSSTTLTQAVASMDRVFEFIDEKYDIEDKPAADKLTKVDGHVSFENVSFRYSEGEELVLKDISLDVKKGETIAFVGMSGGGKSTIVSLIPRFYDVTSGRITIDGTDIRDVQSRSLRDKIGMVLQDNILFSESVEMNIKLGRPEATHEEVVAAAKAANAHDFIEHLTDGYETLVGERGVKLSGGQKQRIAIARIFLKNPPILILDEATSALDLESEHLIQEALEKLASDRTTFIVAHRLATITHADRIVVVQDGQIVEQGSHVDLMTLQGNYFNLYQIQHLDEDSGTLSTTEKG; encoded by the coding sequence TTGAGCAGTACGAGACGGTATTTACAATTTGTAAAGCCGTACAAATGGAAAATTATATTCACGATTCTTATTGGTATTATTAAATTCGCGATACCTTTGCTTATTCCATTGATTTTGGGATATGTGGTCGATCATGTCGTCAATGCGGATTTACCGACATCTGATAAAGTGAGTCGGCTGTTCTGGCTGCTTGGCGGCTCTTTAATTGTCTTTGTCATCGTACGTCCGCCGATTGAGTACTATCGGCAATACCTGGCGCAATGGACAGGAAACCGGGTGCTCTATGATATCCGTAACCAGCTTTTTGATCATATTCAGCGCCTTAGTCTTCGCTATTATTCTCAGACAAAAACCGGAGAAATTATCTCCCGCGTCATCAATGACGTAGAACAGACAAAAAACTTCATTATGACAGGTTTAATGAATGTATGGCTTGATTTGGCTACGATTGTCATTGCAGTCGGCATCATGTTCACGATGGATGTGTCACTCACACTGGTGGCAATAGTCCTGTTTCCTGTATACGGTGTAGCGATCAAGTATTTCTACGAACGTCTCCGCAGTCTTACAAGGCAACGTTCGCAGGCCTTGGCCGAAGTGCAGGGGCATCTGCATGAACGAGTACAGGGCATCCCTGTTACACGAAGCTTTGCGCTTGAGGATTATGAACAAAAGCAGTTTGATACGCAAAACCGTAATTTTCTAGAGAGCGCCATCCAGCATACGACCTGGAACGCCAAAACCTTTGCGGTAACGAATACGATTACGGACTTGGCGCCGCTGCTCGTTATTGGATATGCTGCATATGAAGTTATACAAGGTAATCTTACATTAGGTACGATGGTTGCCTTTGCAGGCTTCATGGATCGTGTTTACAGCCCGCTCCGCCGACTGGTGAACTCTTCTACAACCTTGACGCAAGCAGTCGCATCAATGGATCGGGTCTTTGAATTTATTGATGAGAAATATGATATTGAAGATAAGCCGGCAGCAGATAAGCTGACAAAGGTCGATGGTCATGTATCTTTCGAAAATGTTTCCTTCCGTTATAGCGAAGGTGAAGAGCTTGTGCTCAAGGATATCTCGCTTGATGTGAAAAAAGGAGAGACAATCGCTTTTGTCGGAATGAGCGGAGGCGGTAAATCGACTATCGTCAGTTTGATTCCGCGTTTTTATGATGTGACGAGCGGACGGATAACTATTGACGGTACAGATATCCGCGATGTGCAGTCCCGTTCCTTACGGGATAAGATCGGGATGGTGCTGCAGGATAATATTCTATTCAGTGAATCGGTAGAAATGAATATCAAACTCGGAAGACCTGAAGCAACGCATGAAGAGGTGGTTGCTGCTGCAAAAGCAGCCAATGCCCATGACTTTATCGAGCATCTAACCGATGGATACGAAACGCTCGTAGGAGAACGCGGCGTTAAGCTGTCTGGCGGGCAAAAACAACGAATTGCTATTGCGCGTATTTTCTTGAAGAATCCGCCGATCCTTATTCTGGACGAAGCAACATCTGCGCTTGATCTGGAAAGTGAACATCTGATACAGGAAGCACTGGAGAAGCTTGCATCAGATCGAACTACCTTTATCGTTGCGCATCGACTAGCAACAATTACGCATGCAGACCGAATCGTGGTCGTACAGGATGGACAGATTGTGGAACAAGGATCTCACGTTGATCTGATGACACTACAAGGCAACTACTTTAATCTTTATCAGATACAGCATCTGGATGAGGATTCAGGTACATTGAGTACAACTGAAAAAGGATAG
- a CDS encoding aromatic acid exporter family protein, with amino-acid sequence MKLGARMLKTGVAITLALYAATLLGLAPVFAAIGAAFSMRQSVYQSYIGLMDQVKGNVVGLVVAIAMFYTFGTEPIIIGVSAILTIGLCVSLKIRESVIAIVSLVSVMENTSDMDFLPFALLRFSTLTLGILSAFFVNLVFLPPKYEVVLLQKIDQFSTEILQWLRVATRSWSDQPALKDEISRIESEIQKIDDIYTRFTEERTYTQKQKLVKARKLVVFRQLITTLKQSHGILKEVYDLGDKMTELPTRSSDTFVEELDKAIMSHEKLILSAMGRIKHQQEDSNFRETLDPDIPALVDLLIHVFENKENEEKMLFLPLASRLMEYHRELDRLKRLLNSYLKYHNEDSTVVMPKE; translated from the coding sequence ATGAAACTTGGTGCCAGAATGCTTAAAACTGGCGTGGCAATCACACTTGCCTTATATGCAGCGACCTTACTTGGCTTAGCGCCGGTATTTGCTGCAATCGGAGCTGCCTTTTCGATGCGGCAGTCCGTTTATCAATCCTATATCGGACTCATGGATCAGGTGAAGGGGAATGTAGTTGGTTTGGTTGTTGCCATTGCAATGTTCTATACATTCGGAACCGAACCGATCATTATTGGTGTTTCCGCCATCCTGACAATCGGACTATGTGTAAGCCTGAAAATTCGCGAAAGCGTCATTGCGATTGTATCACTCGTTTCAGTAATGGAGAATACGAGCGATATGGATTTCCTTCCTTTCGCACTGCTGCGGTTCTCGACATTGACGTTAGGTATCCTGTCCGCTTTCTTTGTGAATCTCGTCTTTCTTCCGCCGAAGTATGAAGTCGTCCTGCTGCAGAAGATAGATCAATTCAGTACCGAGATTCTGCAATGGCTCCGAGTTGCTACCCGCAGCTGGTCCGACCAGCCGGCACTGAAGGACGAAATAAGCAGGATAGAATCAGAAATCCAGAAAATAGACGATATCTATACGCGTTTCACAGAAGAAAGAACATACACGCAAAAACAAAAACTCGTGAAGGCCCGAAAGCTAGTCGTCTTTCGTCAGCTCATCACGACCTTAAAACAATCACACGGTATCTTAAAGGAAGTCTATGACCTTGGAGATAAGATGACCGAGCTTCCGACACGCTCAAGTGACACATTCGTCGAAGAACTCGATAAAGCAATCATGTCACATGAAAAACTCATCCTGAGCGCCATGGGACGAATCAAGCACCAGCAGGAAGACAGCAATTTCCGTGAAACGCTCGATCCGGATATCCCAGCACTTGTCGACCTGCTTATCCATGTATTCGAGAACAAGGAAAACGAAGAGAAAATGCTCTTCCTGCCGCTCGCTTCCCGTCTGATGGAATATCATCGGGAACTAGACAGACTAAAGCGACTATTAAACAGCTATTTGAAATACCATAACGAGGATTCCACGGTTGTCATGCCGAAGGAATAA
- a CDS encoding glutamate-1-semialdehyde 2,1-aminomutase: protein MNKTKSEQLHKEAQEHIVGGVNSPSRSFKAVGGGSPVYMEKAEGAYFWDVDGNKYIDFLAAYGPIITGHAHPHITEAITKAAHNGVLYGTPTRLENQFAQMLKEAIPSLHKVRFTNSGTEAVMTTIRVARAYTGRNKLIKFAGCYHGHSDPVLVEAGSGPSTLGTPDSAGVPASIAADMITVPFNDPEALYDALEKWGDQIAGILVEPIVGNFGIVTPEPGFLEKVNEYAHAKGALVIYDEVITAFRFTYGSAQQLLGVEPDLTAMGKIIGGGLPIGAYGGKKEIMDQVAPLGPAYQAGTMAGNPASMAAGIACLEVLQQPGVYDRFEELGAKLEAGIKQHAKDTGVTITVNRLKGALAVYFTDEKVTNYVQASASDGEKFAQFFQLMLEQGINLAPSKYEAWFITTAHTEEDIDRTLEAVKTSFEQMK from the coding sequence ATGAATAAGACCAAATCAGAACAATTACATAAAGAAGCACAGGAGCATATTGTCGGTGGCGTCAATTCCCCATCCCGTTCCTTCAAAGCAGTTGGCGGCGGTTCTCCTGTTTATATGGAAAAAGCAGAGGGTGCTTATTTCTGGGATGTAGATGGCAACAAGTACATTGACTTTCTAGCTGCATATGGCCCGATCATCACTGGACATGCACATCCGCATATTACAGAAGCCATCACAAAGGCTGCCCATAACGGCGTATTGTACGGAACACCGACCCGCCTGGAAAACCAGTTTGCGCAAATGTTGAAAGAAGCTATCCCTTCCTTGCATAAAGTCCGTTTCACTAATTCTGGTACAGAGGCTGTCATGACGACGATCCGAGTTGCCCGCGCCTATACCGGCCGCAATAAGCTGATCAAGTTTGCCGGCTGCTATCACGGACATTCTGATCCAGTACTCGTAGAAGCAGGCTCCGGTCCATCTACATTGGGAACACCTGATTCCGCTGGTGTGCCGGCATCAATCGCAGCAGACATGATCACTGTTCCATTTAATGATCCTGAAGCATTGTACGACGCTTTGGAAAAATGGGGCGATCAAATTGCCGGTATCCTTGTCGAACCGATTGTCGGCAACTTCGGTATCGTGACACCGGAGCCAGGCTTCCTTGAAAAAGTAAATGAATATGCGCATGCGAAGGGCGCACTTGTCATTTACGATGAAGTCATCACAGCATTCCGCTTCACATACGGCAGCGCCCAGCAGCTCCTTGGTGTTGAGCCGGATTTGACTGCAATGGGCAAAATCATCGGCGGCGGTCTGCCGATTGGCGCTTATGGCGGTAAAAAAGAAATCATGGATCAAGTAGCTCCGCTCGGCCCTGCTTACCAGGCTGGAACAATGGCCGGAAATCCTGCCTCTATGGCAGCTGGTATCGCTTGTCTGGAAGTACTGCAGCAGCCAGGTGTGTATGATCGCTTTGAGGAACTCGGAGCGAAACTGGAAGCTGGTATCAAGCAGCACGCTAAAGATACAGGCGTGACAATCACTGTCAATCGTTTGAAGGGTGCGCTTGCCGTGTACTTCACTGATGAGAAAGTAACCAATTATGTCCAAGCTTCCGCCTCTGACGGCGAAAAGTTCGCGCAATTCTTCCAGCTTATGCTGGAGCAAGGCATCAACTTGGCTCCTTCTAAATATGAAGCATGGTTCATCACTACAGCTCATACAGAAGAAGATATCGATCGTACATTAGAAGCTGTTAAAACAAGCTTCGAACAAATGAAATAA
- a CDS encoding ion channel, with protein sequence MVFVLVIVIFFALIGCMYSFFKHEVRGSSIFSVDLFLSLLFLYISVMLAFGLIYFILSIEGIVLAEGGDLIDSSLAGSLMHSIYFSGVTLLTVGYGDILPVGIGRFLALIEALIGYLLPSGLVLKVWQHTVVRQKMNGEGD encoded by the coding sequence ATGGTGTTTGTATTGGTGATTGTGATATTCTTTGCCCTGATCGGCTGTATGTATTCTTTTTTCAAACATGAGGTAAGAGGCTCCTCGATATTTTCCGTTGATTTGTTTTTATCTTTGTTATTTCTATATATAAGTGTCATGCTCGCGTTCGGTTTGATTTATTTTATCCTGTCAATCGAAGGTATCGTGCTTGCAGAGGGAGGCGACTTGATCGATTCGTCTCTTGCTGGTTCCTTGATGCACTCTATCTATTTCAGCGGCGTTACGCTGCTTACGGTTGGATATGGTGATATTCTTCCTGTAGGAATTGGGCGTTTCCTTGCTTTGATTGAAGCATTGATCGGATACCTTCTGCCATCGGGACTGGTATTGAAAGTGTGGCAACACACAGTTGTAAGGCAGAAGATGAATGGGGAAGGAGATTAG
- the bcp gene encoding thioredoxin-dependent thiol peroxidase: protein MTIEIGKAAPSFTLPATNGEIVSLQDFKGKNIVLYFYPKDNTPGCTTEACSFRDNHDKFTDLNAVIIGVSPDPVESHEKFMNKFDLPFLLLADVDHAVAEDYECWKLKKNFGKEYYGIERSTFIIDKEGNLQKEFRKVKVDGHTEEALEFIRENL, encoded by the coding sequence ATGACAATAGAAATTGGTAAAGCAGCACCTAGCTTCACATTGCCGGCGACAAACGGGGAAATCGTATCGCTGCAGGATTTCAAAGGGAAAAATATCGTACTGTACTTCTATCCAAAAGATAATACACCAGGCTGTACAACAGAAGCATGCAGCTTCCGTGATAACCATGATAAATTTACAGATTTGAATGCAGTCATCATCGGAGTCAGCCCTGACCCAGTTGAAAGCCATGAGAAATTCATGAACAAATTCGACTTGCCATTTCTTTTGCTTGCAGATGTAGACCATGCTGTGGCTGAAGATTACGAATGCTGGAAGCTGAAAAAGAACTTCGGTAAAGAATACTACGGGATTGAACGTTCTACGTTCATAATCGATAAAGAGGGAAATCTTCAGAAGGAATTCCGTAAAGTAAAGGTTGATGGACATACGGAAGAAGCCCTGGAGTTCATCCGGGAAAACCTGTAA
- a CDS encoding aminopeptidase: MKDPRLNKLAKLLLSHSLKLGEKEKVIISAIPSSKPLVKEILKEAYTLGAIPFLVWQEEETNRIMIEHAPDEQFRLMDKWFLEQFKDADAFLAIQGEENDAEFGGIPSDQFVKKGKLMKASDDYLHANLKWVLFDYPTPSAAQKAKMNVDQFYDYVLDVSTVDYVAMHQAQQPLRDLMERTDRVRIVGPGTDIAFSIKDIPAVICAGTHNVPDGEVYTAPVKDSVNGTITYNTPSPYQGVVHQNVSLTFKDGKIIEAVSDHTDKLNEVLDTDEGARFIGEFALGLNPVIKEPMGNILFDEKIAGSLHFTPGDSYEETENGNSSSVHWDMVLIQRPEYGGGEIYFDDVLIRKDGLFVLEELKGLNP; encoded by the coding sequence GTGAAAGATCCGCGTCTGAATAAATTGGCCAAGCTGTTATTATCCCATTCTTTAAAGCTTGGTGAAAAAGAGAAGGTAATTATTAGCGCCATTCCATCCAGCAAACCTCTTGTGAAGGAAATTTTGAAGGAAGCATATACTCTTGGTGCTATTCCGTTTCTTGTTTGGCAAGAGGAAGAAACAAATCGGATAATGATAGAGCATGCTCCAGATGAACAGTTCCGCTTAATGGATAAATGGTTTCTAGAGCAGTTTAAAGATGCCGATGCTTTTCTTGCCATCCAGGGAGAAGAAAATGATGCGGAGTTTGGCGGTATTCCAAGTGATCAATTCGTTAAAAAAGGGAAGTTAATGAAGGCTTCTGATGATTATCTGCATGCTAATCTCAAATGGGTACTGTTCGACTACCCAACACCTAGTGCGGCGCAGAAGGCGAAAATGAACGTTGACCAATTTTACGATTACGTACTTGATGTAAGCACGGTCGACTATGTTGCAATGCATCAAGCGCAGCAGCCGCTGAGGGATCTGATGGAACGGACAGATCGAGTTCGTATTGTTGGTCCTGGAACGGATATTGCATTTTCCATAAAAGATATTCCTGCAGTTATCTGTGCGGGGACGCATAATGTGCCGGATGGAGAAGTATATACCGCACCTGTTAAAGACAGTGTGAATGGTACAATTACATATAATACGCCAAGCCCTTACCAGGGTGTTGTCCATCAAAATGTATCTTTGACATTCAAAGACGGGAAGATTATCGAGGCTGTTTCCGATCATACGGATAAACTGAATGAGGTGCTGGATACGGACGAAGGAGCACGTTTCATCGGTGAATTTGCATTAGGTTTAAACCCTGTAATCAAGGAGCCGATGGGAAATATCCTCTTCGATGAAAAGATTGCTGGGAGCTTGCATTTCACACCGGGGGATTCCTATGAAGAAACCGAAAACGGCAACAGCTCTTCTGTCCATTGGGATATGGTCCTTATTCAGCGCCCGGAATACGGCGGTGGAGAGATTTATTTTGATGATGTACTTATACGTAAGGATGGTTTATTCGTGCTGGAAGAATTGAAAGGGCTCAATCCATGA
- a CDS encoding D-2-hydroxyacid dehydrogenase, with the protein MQVLVAVKLDQKMKQHFESSYPDVTFHFSSSKEETEKMVKEAEVLVTGGNGADEASLRTADKLKWIMVISAGVDYLPLDIIAEKGIMLTNANGIHRIQMAEYAISSILAVARNERAFLKKQEQHVWDKNLMIDEITAKKLVVVGAGAIGQEVARLGKAFRMHTIGVSRSGSPKEHFDEMYKQTDIETVLPHADYLISILPSTKETKYFYKENHFDLMPKHGVFLNMGRGDAVATDVLLDALNKEKIKAAVLDVFEEEPLPEDHPFWDHERVILTPHMAGKTPYYTERAMDVFEKNLAVYTDEETEKQYINKIDLDRGY; encoded by the coding sequence ATGCAAGTATTAGTAGCGGTGAAATTAGATCAGAAAATGAAACAGCATTTCGAAAGCTCTTATCCAGATGTGACATTCCACTTCAGTTCTTCAAAGGAAGAAACAGAGAAAATGGTGAAGGAAGCGGAAGTTTTGGTTACTGGCGGAAATGGAGCGGATGAAGCATCACTCCGTACAGCGGATAAACTGAAGTGGATCATGGTAATTTCAGCAGGAGTCGATTACCTGCCGCTGGATATTATTGCCGAGAAAGGTATCATGCTTACGAATGCAAATGGTATCCATCGAATTCAGATGGCGGAATATGCGATTTCGTCCATCCTTGCGGTTGCACGAAATGAACGAGCTTTCCTTAAGAAGCAGGAGCAGCATGTATGGGATAAGAATCTTATGATAGATGAGATTACCGCGAAAAAGCTTGTCGTTGTCGGAGCTGGTGCTATTGGCCAAGAAGTGGCGCGTTTGGGGAAAGCGTTCCGCATGCACACAATCGGAGTGAGCCGCAGCGGATCTCCGAAAGAGCATTTCGATGAGATGTATAAACAAACAGATATTGAGACAGTTCTGCCTCATGCTGATTATCTGATTTCTATCCTTCCAAGTACGAAAGAAACGAAGTATTTCTATAAAGAGAATCACTTTGATCTTATGCCAAAACATGGAGTATTCCTTAATATGGGTCGAGGAGATGCAGTAGCGACAGATGTATTGCTGGATGCCCTGAATAAAGAAAAAATAAAAGCAGCAGTGCTGGATGTCTTTGAGGAAGAGCCGCTTCCGGAGGATCATCCATTCTGGGACCATGAACGAGTGATACTAACTCCGCATATGGCAGGTAAAACTCCTTATTATACAGAACGAGCAATGGATGTCTTTGAAAAGAACCTAGCGGTATATACAGATGAGGAAACTGAAAAACAGTATATAAATAAAATTGATTTAGACAGAGGATACTAA
- a CDS encoding cob(I)yrinic acid a,c-diamide adenosyltransferase, giving the protein MKIYTKTGDKGETSLIYGSRVPKDHPRVEAYGTLDEANAAIGTAISLLAAENNAFKKSLQRVQTLLFHAGAELATPPEKKVQWKLEPKHTNDMETEIDRWTAELPPLKQFILPGGCPSAAALHQARTIVRRSERLIVAMMEENRNGEVLRFINRLSDYLFVAARYANLLHKTEEVLLVPDI; this is encoded by the coding sequence ATGAAGATTTATACGAAAACAGGAGATAAGGGGGAAACTTCGCTTATCTATGGTTCACGAGTACCGAAAGATCATCCCCGTGTCGAAGCTTATGGCACACTGGATGAAGCAAATGCTGCAATAGGGACAGCAATTAGCCTTCTTGCGGCAGAAAACAATGCTTTTAAGAAATCATTGCAACGTGTTCAAACATTGCTGTTTCATGCCGGGGCTGAACTCGCAACACCACCTGAAAAGAAAGTACAATGGAAGTTGGAGCCGAAACACACAAACGATATGGAGACTGAGATAGATCGATGGACAGCAGAACTTCCGCCGCTGAAGCAATTTATTCTGCCGGGAGGCTGTCCAAGCGCGGCTGCCCTGCATCAGGCGCGGACTATCGTAAGACGATCCGAAAGATTGATCGTTGCCATGATGGAGGAGAATCGGAACGGTGAAGTATTGCGGTTCATCAATCGTTTATCGGACTATTTATTTGTTGCAGCCAGATATGCAAATCTTCTCCATAAGACAGAAGAAGTACTGCTCGTCCCGGATATTTGA
- the perR gene encoding peroxide-responsive transcriptional repressor PerR has translation MSEQRLQAAVERLKESGVRITPQRHAVLEFLLNSKIHPTADDIYRALEDKFPNMSVATVYNNLRVFRENGLVRELTYGDSSSRFDCDTDEHYHLICDSCGKIVDFHYPSLYEVEKLAAQVSNFDVTHHRLELYGTCPDCQQTTKH, from the coding sequence GTGTCTGAACAGAGATTACAAGCAGCAGTGGAGCGATTAAAAGAATCCGGAGTCAGAATTACACCACAGCGTCATGCGGTGCTTGAGTTCTTGCTGAATTCCAAGATCCATCCTACCGCTGATGATATATATCGAGCGCTAGAGGATAAGTTTCCAAATATGAGCGTAGCGACAGTCTATAACAACCTTCGCGTATTCCGTGAGAACGGTTTGGTACGAGAGTTGACATATGGAGATTCTTCCAGCCGATTCGATTGTGATACAGATGAACACTACCACTTGATTTGCGATTCATGTGGCAAGATTGTCGATTTCCATTATCCAAGCCTTTATGAAGTAGAGAAGCTCGCTGCCCAGGTTTCAAACTTCGATGTGACCCATCATCGTTTGGAATTATACGGGACGTGCCCGGATTGTCAGCAAACAACCAAGCATTAA
- a CDS encoding nucleotidyltransferase-like protein: MENILRPIYQERASMPNTLGIILVEKTRPVSPTTDNFDVILLVIVKHSEEPWFTKHYSYEGKIAAMHIVEETLLHYWIDTSTYRRAVEWIFEGKVVFDRNEYIENLKNELAGFPYEKRKLKMTIEFAKLIRSYAETKDLHDSGQYLDAYTRMVRCLHYLARLSIIEKGHHPEVTVWNQVRRIDSEVYKLCEEFIQSKEETDQRVQLMLLAVNVAINARSHSAAEHLLRVMRMKDGAWTFGELKNRPEVEAYAADLSALLNYLEEKEIIEAVLTETKGRALYHREYRIKEL, encoded by the coding sequence TTGGAGAACATTCTTCGTCCGATTTATCAGGAACGTGCAAGTATGCCGAATACATTGGGTATCATCTTAGTAGAAAAGACGAGGCCGGTGAGCCCGACAACAGATAACTTCGATGTGATCCTACTAGTGATTGTCAAACATTCGGAAGAGCCATGGTTTACGAAGCATTATAGTTATGAAGGGAAAATTGCTGCGATGCATATCGTCGAAGAGACGCTTCTTCATTACTGGATTGATACTAGTACATATCGGCGAGCAGTTGAATGGATCTTCGAGGGGAAGGTCGTCTTTGATCGGAATGAATATATCGAGAATCTGAAAAATGAATTGGCCGGTTTTCCTTACGAAAAGCGTAAGCTGAAAATGACGATTGAATTCGCGAAGCTTATTCGTTCCTATGCAGAAACGAAGGATCTTCATGACAGTGGCCAATATCTCGATGCTTATACGCGAATGGTACGATGTCTGCATTACTTGGCACGGCTGTCTATAATCGAAAAAGGACATCATCCAGAAGTCACCGTTTGGAATCAGGTGCGTAGAATAGATTCGGAAGTATATAAGCTTTGTGAAGAATTCATTCAAAGTAAGGAAGAAACAGATCAGCGTGTGCAGCTTATGCTTCTTGCCGTCAATGTTGCCATCAACGCTAGATCGCACTCTGCAGCTGAGCATCTTCTCCGTGTTATGCGTATGAAAGATGGTGCTTGGACATTTGGGGAATTGAAAAACAGACCGGAAGTGGAAGCATATGCAGCAGATTTGAGCGCACTCCTCAATTATTTGGAGGAGAAGGAAATCATTGAAGCAGTACTGACAGAAACAAAGGGCAGGGCATTGTATCATCGGGAATATCGAATCAAAGAATTATGA